ATCGACGCCGATGAATGCCACGCCAGTGTGCACCCGCTCGGCATCACCGTCGCCGCCGGCTCCTACTTCCCCTACCTGGTCTCGCTGTCCGTCCTGCTCACCGTCTTCGTCCTGCCCGTCATGGGCGCCGTCGCCGACCGCGCCCCCCGCAAGAAACCGCTGCTCGCCACCGCCGCGTTCGTCGGCGCCGCCGCCACCGTCGCGATGGCCTTCGTCACCGGCGAGCGCTACCTGCTCGGCGGCGTCCTCTTCCTGATCGCCAACATCGCCTTCGGCGCCTCGATCGTCGTCTACAACTCGTTCCTGCCCCAGCTCGCCGGCCCCGACGACCGCGACAAGATCTCCAGCCGCGGCTGGGGCATCGGCTACCTCGGCGGCGGCGTCCTGCTGCTGCTCAACCTCGTCGCCGTCACCCTGTTCAGCCAGGACGACAACCCGCAACGCACCCTCGACCTGGCCCGCTGGTCCATCGTGTCGGCCGGTGTCTGGTGGGCCGCGTTCACCCTGCTGCCCCTGCTCTGGCTGCGCGAACACCCCGGAGCCGACAGCACCGCCCAGCGCGGCAACGTCCTCACCGACGGCTTCCGCCAGCTCGGCCACACCCTGCGGGCGATGCGCGCCTACCCGCTCACCCTCGCCTTCCTCGGCGCCTACCTGATCTACAACGACGGCATCCAGACCGTCATCTCGCTGGCCAGCCAATTCGGCACCGAAGAACTCCACCTCGAACAATCCACGCTGATCATCACCATCCTGATCGTGCAGTTCCTCGCCTTCGGCGGCGCCCTGCTGCTCGGCGCCCTCGCCCACCGCATCGGCGCCCGCAACACCATCCTGGTCGCCCTGGCCCTGTGGCTCGGCGTCGTCATCGCCGCGTTCTGGCTACCCGCCGAAGCACCCGTCCCGTTCATGCTGCTCGGCGCCGGCATCGGCCTGGTCATGGGCGGCAGCCAAGCCCTCAGCCGCAGCCTGTTCTCCCAGCTGATCCCAGCCGGCCGGGAAGGCGAGTACTACGGCTTCTACGAGATCAGCGACAAAGGCACCAGCTGGCTCGGCCCGCTGTTCTTCGGCCTGATCTTCCAGCTCACCGACAGCTACCGCCTCGGCATCGTCTCGCTCGTCGTGTTCTTCGTCGCCGGTGGCATCCTGCTCGCCCTCGTCCCCATCCGGCGCGCCATCGTCGCCGCCGGCAACACACCCCCGAAGCTGGTCTGATGCCCGTGCTCGCCGACGACATCACGCTCGACCCGGACTCCCCGATCCCGCCCTACGAACAGGTCCGGCTCCGCATCGCCGCCCTGGCCGCCGGCGGCGCCCTGGCCGCCGGCACCAAACTGCCCCCGGTCCGGCAACTCGCCACCGACCTCGGCCTGGCCGCCAACACCGTCGCCCGCGCCTACAAGGAACTCGAACAAGCCGGCCTCGTCGAAACCCGGGGACGGGCCGGGACAGTGGTCACGGCCCGCGCCACCGGGACGTCGCTGCGGGCCCAGACCGCCGCTGTGGCGTACGCCCAGACCACCCGCTCCCTGGGCATCCCCACCGAGACCGCGCTCGCCCTGGTCAAAGCCGCCCTGGAAGCCGGCTGACCCCGCCGGGGCCGCACGCCG
This window of the Actinoplanes oblitus genome carries:
- a CDS encoding MFS transporter produces the protein MAVTGTPTPVPAGKRERTGWYLYDWANSAFSTTVITVFLGPFLTSVTERAAGCAIDADECHASVHPLGITVAAGSYFPYLVSLSVLLTVFVLPVMGAVADRAPRKKPLLATAAFVGAAATVAMAFVTGERYLLGGVLFLIANIAFGASIVVYNSFLPQLAGPDDRDKISSRGWGIGYLGGGVLLLLNLVAVTLFSQDDNPQRTLDLARWSIVSAGVWWAAFTLLPLLWLREHPGADSTAQRGNVLTDGFRQLGHTLRAMRAYPLTLAFLGAYLIYNDGIQTVISLASQFGTEELHLEQSTLIITILIVQFLAFGGALLLGALAHRIGARNTILVALALWLGVVIAAFWLPAEAPVPFMLLGAGIGLVMGGSQALSRSLFSQLIPAGREGEYYGFYEISDKGTSWLGPLFFGLIFQLTDSYRLGIVSLVVFFVAGGILLALVPIRRAIVAAGNTPPKLV
- a CDS encoding GntR family transcriptional regulator, which gives rise to MPVLADDITLDPDSPIPPYEQVRLRIAALAAGGALAAGTKLPPVRQLATDLGLAANTVARAYKELEQAGLVETRGRAGTVVTARATGTSLRAQTAAVAYAQTTRSLGIPTETALALVKAALEAG